One Mycolicibacterium goodii genomic region harbors:
- a CDS encoding uracil-DNA glycosylase, whose product MTARPLNELVEEGWARALEPVADQVARMGEFLRSELAEGRQYLPSGQNVLRAFTFPFDQVRVLIVGQDPYPTPGHAVGLSFSVAPDVRPLPRSLSNIFTEYTEDLGHPQPSNGDLTPWAQRGVMLLNRVLTVRPGTPASHRGKGWEAVTECAIRALVARRQPLVAVLWGRDAATLKPMLAEGDCATIESPHPSPLSASRGFFGSRPFSRVNELLERRGIDPIDWKLP is encoded by the coding sequence GTGACCGCACGACCACTGAATGAACTCGTCGAGGAAGGTTGGGCCCGCGCACTGGAGCCCGTGGCAGATCAGGTGGCGCGGATGGGGGAGTTCCTGCGCAGCGAGCTCGCCGAAGGCAGGCAGTACCTGCCCTCCGGACAGAATGTGCTGCGGGCGTTCACATTTCCGTTCGATCAGGTGCGGGTGCTGATCGTCGGTCAGGATCCGTACCCGACGCCGGGCCATGCGGTGGGACTGAGCTTCTCGGTCGCGCCCGACGTCCGGCCGCTGCCGCGCAGCCTGTCGAACATCTTCACCGAGTACACCGAGGATCTCGGTCACCCGCAGCCGAGCAACGGCGATCTGACGCCGTGGGCCCAGCGCGGCGTGATGTTGCTCAACAGGGTTCTCACGGTGCGCCCAGGCACACCGGCCTCCCACCGCGGCAAGGGGTGGGAGGCCGTCACCGAATGTGCCATCCGGGCGCTGGTGGCGCGGAGGCAACCGTTGGTGGCCGTGCTGTGGGGGCGCGATGCGGCAACGCTCAAGCCGATGCTGGCGGAAGGGGATTGCGCGACGATCGAATCGCCGCATCCCTCGCCGCTGTCCGCATCACGCGGATTCTTCGGATCGCGGCCGTTCAGCCGTGTCAACGAACTGCTGGAGCGGCGCGGAATCGACCCGATCGACTGGAAGCTGCCCTAG
- a CDS encoding cystathionine gamma-lyase, which translates to MDGTYGDSTRSVKAVGVDAVPGQPVAPMPVPASTYHLSADETEPLDSYGRSSNPSWRQLEAALAELEGAAWALTYGSGMAAITSVLRALTRPGATLVVPADGYYQVRRYAAEYLAQQGVSVVEAHTHEICDAAGNADVVLAETPANPGLDVVDLHRLAMICRGRKATLVVDNTTATPMGQQPLSLGADLVVASATKSLSGHSDLIAGYVAGCQPELLERIERDRLLAGPILGAFEAWLVLRSLGSAGLRFERQCQNARALAVMLRNHPAVRSVRYPGLPEDSAYEVASAQMKRFGGLVAFELADAAAVNALVDRSELLIASTSFGGIHTSVDRRARWGDPVPEGFVRISAGIEDTDDLIADVERALSTAN; encoded by the coding sequence ATGGACGGCACCTACGGAGATTCCACCCGCAGCGTGAAAGCTGTTGGGGTGGATGCGGTTCCGGGACAACCGGTGGCGCCGATGCCGGTGCCGGCCTCGACCTACCACCTGTCGGCCGACGAGACCGAACCGCTCGACAGTTACGGCCGCAGCTCGAATCCCTCATGGCGCCAACTGGAGGCGGCGCTGGCTGAACTCGAGGGCGCCGCGTGGGCGTTGACCTACGGCTCGGGAATGGCAGCGATCACCTCGGTGCTGCGCGCGCTGACCCGGCCGGGCGCCACGCTTGTCGTCCCGGCCGACGGCTACTATCAGGTGCGCCGCTACGCCGCGGAATATCTTGCCCAGCAAGGTGTTTCGGTTGTCGAGGCACACACCCACGAGATCTGTGACGCAGCGGGGAACGCCGACGTGGTGCTCGCCGAGACGCCGGCCAACCCGGGACTGGACGTCGTCGACCTGCACCGCCTGGCGATGATCTGCCGCGGCCGCAAGGCGACCCTCGTCGTCGACAACACCACCGCCACACCGATGGGACAGCAACCGCTTTCGCTGGGTGCCGACCTCGTCGTGGCCAGCGCGACCAAATCCCTGTCCGGGCACAGCGATCTGATCGCCGGTTACGTCGCAGGCTGCCAACCCGAGTTGTTGGAGCGGATCGAGCGCGACCGCCTGCTGGCCGGTCCGATCCTCGGGGCGTTCGAGGCGTGGCTCGTGCTGCGGAGTCTGGGCAGCGCGGGGCTGCGGTTCGAACGACAGTGCCAGAACGCGCGGGCCCTGGCGGTCATGTTGCGCAACCATCCCGCGGTGCGATCGGTGCGGTATCCGGGACTGCCGGAGGATTCGGCATACGAGGTCGCTTCCGCGCAGATGAAGCGCTTCGGCGGGCTGGTGGCGTTCGAGCTGGCCGACGCGGCGGCGGTCAACGCACTCGTCGACCGCAGCGAGTTGCTGATCGCCTCGACGAGCTTCGGCGGTATCCACACCTCGGTCGACCGCCGCGCCCGCTGGGGCGATCCGGTGCCCGAAGGGTTCGTGCGGATCTCCGCCGGAATCGAGGACACCGACGATCTGATAGCCGACGTCGAGCGGGCCCTGTCGACCGCGAACTGA
- a CDS encoding Lrp/AsnC ligand binding domain-containing protein → MVEAYVLIQTEVGRAEVVAKQLATLPGVVSAEYVTGPYDVVLRISADTLEALRTDVVSSVQQVAGITRTLTCPIANGA, encoded by the coding sequence GTGGTCGAGGCGTACGTGCTGATCCAGACCGAGGTGGGCCGCGCCGAGGTCGTTGCCAAACAACTCGCCACGCTTCCCGGCGTCGTGTCTGCGGAATACGTGACGGGCCCATACGATGTCGTGCTGCGCATCAGCGCCGACACGCTCGAAGCGCTGCGGACGGACGTGGTGTCGAGCGTGCAACAGGTGGCCGGTATCACCCGAACGCTGACCTGCCCCATCGCCAACGGCGCGTAG
- the rpmB gene encoding 50S ribosomal protein L28 yields MAAVCDICGKGPGFGKSVSHSHRRTSRRWDPNIQSVRAVTGPGGNKQRVNACTSCIKAGKVSRG; encoded by the coding sequence ATGGCTGCCGTGTGCGATATCTGCGGGAAGGGCCCCGGCTTCGGCAAGTCGGTGTCGCATTCGCATCGGCGGACCAGCCGGCGCTGGGATCCGAACATCCAGTCGGTGCGCGCCGTGACCGGTCCTGGCGGCAACAAGCAGCGCGTCAACGCGTGCACCTCGTGCATCAAGGCCGGCAAGGTCTCGCGCGGCTAG
- a CDS encoding NAD(P)H-dependent glycerol-3-phosphate dehydrogenase: protein MVEAAVMGCGAWGTALAKVLADAGNPVTMWARRPEVADEINTDHRNSEYLGDVVLPASIRATSDPEEALRGACTVMLAVPAQKLRANLDNWKHLIGDDVTLVSLAKGIELGTLMRMSQVIVQVTGADPARVGVISGPNLASEIAAEQPAATVIACGDSGRAVTLQRAMATAYFRPYTNADVVGAEVGGACKNVIALACGMAVGVGLGENTVAALITRGLAEIMRLGGALGANPATLSGLAGVGDLVATCTSPHSRNRTFGERLGKGGTMESALQAAGGHVAEGVASCESVLALASSYGVEMPLTDAVHQVCHKGLSVHQAVALLLGRSTKPE from the coding sequence GTGGTGGAGGCTGCGGTCATGGGTTGCGGTGCGTGGGGGACGGCACTGGCGAAGGTCCTCGCGGACGCGGGTAATCCGGTGACGATGTGGGCCAGGCGGCCCGAGGTCGCCGACGAGATCAACACCGACCACCGCAACAGCGAGTATCTGGGTGATGTCGTGTTGCCCGCATCGATCCGGGCGACGAGCGATCCCGAAGAGGCGCTGCGCGGCGCGTGCACGGTGATGTTGGCGGTGCCCGCACAGAAGCTGCGGGCCAACCTCGACAACTGGAAGCATCTCATCGGTGACGACGTCACCCTGGTGAGCCTCGCCAAGGGCATCGAACTGGGCACGTTGATGCGCATGAGTCAGGTCATCGTCCAGGTCACCGGCGCGGATCCGGCGCGGGTGGGTGTGATCAGCGGACCCAACCTGGCCAGCGAGATCGCCGCCGAGCAACCGGCCGCGACGGTGATCGCGTGCGGCGACTCAGGGCGCGCGGTCACGCTGCAACGCGCGATGGCCACGGCGTACTTCCGCCCCTACACCAATGCCGACGTCGTCGGCGCCGAGGTCGGCGGCGCGTGCAAGAACGTCATCGCGCTGGCCTGTGGCATGGCCGTCGGCGTGGGGCTGGGGGAGAACACCGTCGCCGCTCTCATCACACGCGGCCTGGCCGAGATCATGCGCCTTGGCGGCGCGCTCGGTGCCAACCCGGCGACGCTGTCCGGACTTGCCGGCGTCGGTGATCTCGTGGCGACGTGCACGTCCCCACATTCGCGTAACCGCACGTTCGGTGAGCGGTTGGGCAAGGGCGGCACCATGGAGTCGGCGCTGCAGGCCGCGGGTGGTCACGTCGCCGAAGGCGTCGCGTCGTGCGAATCGGTGTTGGCGCTCGCGTCGAGCTACGGCGTCGAGATGCCGTTGACCGACGCGGTACACCAGGTGTGCCACAAGGGATTGTCAGTTCACCAGGCCGTCGCCCTGCTGCTCGGCCGTAGCACCAAACCGGAGTAG
- a CDS encoding thiamine-phosphate kinase: protein MAGDTAGANDAQTSDGSLSHSLSEVGEFAVIDRLLSGRVQPASVVVGPGDDAAVIAAADGRTAVSTDMLVERRHFRLDWARPHQIGRKAIAQNAADIEAMGGRPSAFVVSFAAPSETPTDAAVELSDGMWDEARRCGGGIAGGDLVRAPLWVISVTVLGDLGGRGPVLRGGARAGDVVAVAGDLGRSAAGYALWANDIEEFPELRERHLVPCPPYGQGAAAADAGATAMTDVSDGLIADLAHIAAASGVEIDVATDLLAADHAAVTQAAATVDADAWGFVLGGGEDHALVATFPGDIPEGWRMIGRVRACDGPARVLVDGARWAGSAGWQSFD, encoded by the coding sequence ATGGCCGGAGACACAGCCGGGGCGAACGACGCGCAAACGTCCGATGGGTCCTTGTCCCACTCCTTGTCGGAGGTGGGTGAGTTCGCCGTCATCGACCGTCTGCTGAGCGGACGTGTCCAGCCCGCTTCCGTGGTCGTGGGCCCGGGTGACGACGCGGCGGTGATCGCAGCGGCCGACGGCCGCACCGCGGTGTCGACCGACATGCTCGTCGAGCGAAGGCATTTCCGCCTCGACTGGGCGCGCCCACATCAGATCGGCCGCAAGGCGATCGCGCAGAACGCCGCGGACATCGAAGCGATGGGCGGACGTCCGAGTGCGTTCGTGGTCTCGTTCGCCGCCCCGTCGGAAACCCCCACCGACGCCGCGGTCGAACTGTCCGACGGCATGTGGGACGAGGCGCGGCGGTGCGGCGGCGGCATCGCCGGCGGCGATCTGGTGCGCGCTCCGCTGTGGGTGATATCGGTCACCGTACTGGGCGATCTCGGTGGGCGTGGTCCGGTCCTCCGCGGTGGGGCCCGAGCCGGCGACGTGGTCGCGGTGGCAGGTGACCTCGGCCGCTCGGCAGCGGGATATGCCTTGTGGGCCAACGACATCGAGGAGTTTCCCGAGTTGCGGGAGCGCCATCTGGTGCCGTGCCCGCCGTACGGACAAGGCGCTGCCGCGGCAGACGCGGGCGCCACCGCCATGACCGACGTGAGTGACGGGTTGATCGCCGACCTCGCGCACATCGCCGCCGCATCCGGCGTGGAAATCGACGTCGCCACCGATCTGCTGGCGGCGGATCACGCCGCGGTGACGCAGGCCGCGGCCACCGTCGACGCCGACGCGTGGGGGTTCGTCCTTGGCGGCGGCGAGGACCACGCGCTCGTCGCGACATTCCCGGGCGACATCCCGGAGGGCTGGCGGATGATCGGCCGCGTCCGCGCATGTGACGGGCCCGCGAGGGTTCTCGTCGACGGCGCGCGATGGGCCGGAAGCGCGGGATGGCAGTCGTTCGACTGA
- a CDS encoding NUDIX hydrolase: protein MTPANDLQETLVSKHSTDKSKHTIRAAGAVLWRDASDRDMSERNGAPGHPASVEVAVIHRPRYDDWSLPKGKLDPGETEPVAAVREIQEETGYTAVLGRRLGRVSYPIPQGTKRVWYWAAKSTGGDFSPNDEVDKLVWLPVDAAMDQLQYPDDRKVLRRFAKRPVDTKTVLVVRHGTAGRRSRYKGDDRKRPLDKRGRAQAEALVAQLLAFGATTLYAADRVRCHQTIEPLAQELDRLIHNEPLLTEEAYAADHKAARKRVLEIAGRPGNPVICTQGKVIPGLIEWWCERAKVRPETTGNRKGSTWVLSLSGGELVAADYLSSPLPAEK, encoded by the coding sequence GTGACGCCGGCGAACGACCTGCAGGAGACCCTGGTGTCGAAGCACAGCACCGACAAGTCGAAGCACACCATCCGTGCCGCGGGCGCGGTGCTCTGGCGCGACGCGTCAGACCGCGACATGTCGGAGCGGAACGGGGCCCCAGGGCATCCCGCGTCGGTTGAGGTCGCGGTGATCCACCGCCCGCGTTACGACGACTGGTCGCTTCCCAAGGGCAAATTGGACCCCGGCGAGACCGAACCGGTGGCGGCGGTACGCGAGATCCAGGAGGAGACCGGGTACACCGCGGTGCTCGGGCGGCGCCTCGGGCGGGTCTCGTACCCGATCCCGCAGGGCACCAAACGTGTTTGGTACTGGGCCGCGAAATCGACCGGAGGGGACTTCAGTCCCAACGACGAGGTCGACAAGCTCGTCTGGCTGCCGGTCGATGCGGCGATGGATCAGCTGCAGTATCCAGACGATCGAAAGGTGTTGCGACGCTTCGCAAAACGTCCGGTCGACACCAAGACGGTGCTGGTGGTCCGGCACGGCACGGCCGGGCGTCGGTCACGCTACAAGGGTGATGACCGGAAGCGGCCGCTCGACAAGCGCGGCCGCGCCCAGGCCGAGGCACTGGTGGCGCAATTGCTGGCATTCGGTGCCACAACGTTGTACGCCGCCGATCGGGTGCGCTGTCACCAGACCATCGAACCGCTGGCGCAGGAACTCGATCGACTCATCCACAACGAGCCACTGCTCACCGAAGAGGCCTACGCCGCCGATCACAAGGCAGCACGCAAGCGCGTGCTGGAGATCGCAGGCAGACCGGGCAACCCGGTGATCTGCACGCAGGGCAAGGTGATTCCCGGCCTCATCGAGTGGTGGTGCGAACGGGCGAAGGTGCGGCCGGAGACGACCGGCAATCGCAAGGGCAGCACGTGGGTGCTGTCGCTGTCCGGCGGCGAACTCGTGGCCGCTGACTATCTGAGCTCCCCGCTGCCGGCCGAGAAGTAG
- a CDS encoding D-alanine--D-alanine ligase family protein, whose product MTAPNHPPGRTRVAVVYGGRSSEHAISCVSAGSILRNLDPERFEVVAIGITPDGSWVLTDASPDTLAITDGRLPAVTEASGTELALPAAPNRSGQLLALGNGPGEILAAVDVVFPVLHGPYGEDGTIQGLLELAGVPYVGSGVLASAAGMDKEYTKKLLAAEGLPIGDQVVLRPGVETLDLEQRERLGLPVFVKPARGGSSIGVSRVTAWDELPAAIALARRHDPKVIVEAAVPGRELECGVLEFPDGRLEASTVGEIRVAGVRGREDGFYDFATKYLEDAAELDVPAKVDDDVADEIRDLAVRAFTAIGCQGLARVDFFLTEDGPVINEINTMPGFTTISMYPRMWAASGVDYPTLLAAMVDTALARGTGLR is encoded by the coding sequence GTGACCGCCCCGAACCATCCTCCTGGCCGCACCCGCGTCGCCGTCGTGTACGGCGGGCGTAGCTCGGAGCACGCGATCTCATGCGTGTCGGCGGGCAGCATCCTGCGCAATCTCGACCCCGAACGGTTCGAGGTGGTCGCGATCGGCATCACGCCCGACGGATCGTGGGTTCTCACCGACGCGAGCCCAGACACGCTCGCGATCACCGACGGCCGGCTGCCCGCGGTGACCGAGGCCTCCGGGACCGAACTCGCCCTGCCCGCCGCCCCCAATCGCAGCGGACAGCTGTTGGCGCTGGGCAACGGTCCCGGTGAGATCCTCGCCGCCGTCGACGTGGTGTTTCCGGTCCTGCACGGACCCTACGGCGAAGACGGCACGATCCAGGGTCTGCTGGAGTTGGCCGGAGTGCCGTACGTGGGATCCGGTGTCCTCGCGAGCGCGGCGGGGATGGACAAGGAGTACACCAAGAAACTCCTGGCTGCCGAGGGCCTGCCGATCGGTGATCAGGTGGTCCTGCGCCCCGGCGTCGAGACCCTCGATCTCGAACAACGCGAACGGCTCGGCCTTCCGGTCTTCGTCAAACCCGCACGCGGCGGATCCTCGATCGGCGTCAGCCGCGTGACCGCGTGGGACGAGCTTCCCGCGGCGATCGCGCTGGCACGCCGCCATGACCCGAAGGTCATCGTCGAGGCCGCGGTGCCCGGCCGCGAACTGGAGTGCGGTGTCCTGGAGTTTCCCGACGGCCGCCTGGAGGCCAGCACGGTCGGCGAGATCCGGGTGGCCGGTGTGCGCGGTCGCGAAGACGGGTTCTATGACTTCGCCACCAAATACCTCGAGGACGCTGCCGAACTCGACGTGCCCGCCAAGGTCGATGACGACGTCGCCGACGAGATCCGGGATCTCGCCGTGCGGGCGTTCACCGCGATCGGCTGTCAGGGGCTCGCGCGCGTGGATTTCTTCCTGACCGAGGACGGCCCGGTGATCAACGAGATCAACACCATGCCGGGGTTCACCACGATCTCGATGTATCCGAGGATGTGGGCCGCCAGCGGCGTGGACTACCCGACCCTGCTGGCCGCGATGGTCGACACCGCGCTGGCGCGCGGCACCGGTCTGCGCTGA
- the cofC gene encoding 2-phospho-L-lactate guanylyltransferase, producing MSGRRTPGAASHGSAGSEAAVIIAVKRLTAAKTRLAPIFSAATREAVVLAMLVDTITAASAVAPVTVVTPDEVAADAARRLGAEVLSDPTPTGHHNPLNNAIMAAETALRAGTPNIVVLQGDLPALQPQELAEALAAARTYPRSFVGDRHGTGTSALFAFGVPLEPRFGTDSATHHRQSGAIELTGAWPGLRCDIDTPDDLQAARRLGVGPATAQAIATHR from the coding sequence ATGAGCGGCAGGAGAACGCCCGGCGCCGCGTCGCATGGATCGGCGGGCTCCGAGGCGGCGGTGATCATCGCGGTCAAACGGCTCACCGCTGCCAAGACCCGGCTGGCACCGATCTTTTCGGCCGCCACCCGCGAAGCGGTGGTGCTGGCGATGCTCGTCGACACCATCACGGCGGCCTCGGCGGTGGCGCCGGTGACCGTCGTGACACCGGACGAGGTCGCCGCCGACGCCGCGCGCCGGCTCGGCGCCGAGGTGTTGTCCGATCCCACGCCGACGGGCCATCACAATCCGCTGAACAATGCGATCATGGCGGCGGAGACGGCACTGCGGGCCGGCACCCCGAATATCGTTGTTCTGCAAGGCGATCTTCCGGCGCTGCAACCGCAAGAGCTGGCCGAGGCACTCGCGGCGGCAAGAACCTATCCGCGCAGCTTCGTCGGCGATCGCCACGGCACCGGCACCTCGGCCCTGTTCGCCTTCGGGGTGCCGCTGGAACCGCGCTTCGGCACCGATTCGGCGACCCACCACCGGCAGTCCGGCGCAATCGAATTGACCGGCGCATGGCCGGGTCTGCGCTGCGACATCGACACCCCCGACGATCTGCAGGCCGCGCGGCGTCTGGGTGTGGGGCCCGCCACGGCACAGGCCATCGCCACACACCGTTAG
- a CDS encoding DUF3515 domain-containing protein — MTDPHTTDGPPRALLIAAVVVAVSVLITVLGIAASHKQSPEQEPVAISSVPAPQADSRECHALMDGLPEQLGDFRRAPTVEPTPPGTAAWRGASDMEPIILRCGLERPVDFVVGAPLQVVDLVQWFRVGDTGVAQPGDVDAGAAEDTRSTWYAVDRPVYVALTLPAGSGPTPIQLISGQIARAMPERPVEPGPAR; from the coding sequence GTGACCGATCCGCACACCACCGACGGGCCACCCCGCGCCCTGTTGATCGCGGCGGTTGTTGTGGCGGTTTCGGTGCTGATCACGGTTTTGGGGATCGCGGCGTCGCACAAGCAGTCCCCGGAGCAGGAGCCGGTGGCGATCTCGTCGGTCCCCGCCCCGCAGGCCGACAGCCGAGAATGCCACGCCCTGATGGACGGCCTGCCGGAACAGCTCGGCGATTTCCGGCGTGCGCCGACGGTCGAGCCGACGCCGCCGGGTACGGCGGCCTGGCGGGGCGCCTCCGACATGGAGCCGATCATCCTGCGGTGCGGGTTGGAACGTCCCGTCGATTTCGTCGTCGGCGCACCCCTGCAGGTGGTCGATCTGGTGCAGTGGTTCCGGGTCGGTGACACCGGCGTCGCGCAGCCCGGTGATGTCGATGCGGGTGCGGCGGAGGACACCCGCAGTACGTGGTACGCGGTGGACCGTCCCGTTTATGTGGCGCTGACGCTGCCTGCAGGCTCGGGACCGACGCCGATCCAGTTGATCTCCGGTCAGATCGCACGGGCGATGCCCGAACGGCCCGTCGAACCGGGCCCCGCGCGCTGA
- a CDS encoding RNA degradosome polyphosphate kinase — protein MIGHVSEATEAEPANRTDEPDVHDGSARPTASARPVETPAAPPAATSPTVDNTLPEDRYLNRELSWLDFNARVLALAADPSLPLLERAKFLAIFASNLDEFYMVRVAGLKRRDEMGLSVRSADGLSPREQLRRINERTQQISIRHAAVFLDSVRPALAQHGIHIVTWAELDDVERAKLSTYFHEQVFPVLTPLAVDPAHPFPFVSGLSLNLAITVKHPDDGGQHFARIKVPDNVGRFVQLGSSSEDSSGVRFLPMEELIAAFLPVLFPGLEVVEHHAFRITRNADFEVEEDRDEDLLQALERELARRRFGSPVRLEVSDDMTDSMLELLLRELDVAPGDVIEVPGLLDLSALWQIYNVDRPDLKDRPFVPATPPAFGERETPKSIFSTLRDGDVLVHHPYDSFSTTVQRFIEQAAADPNVLAIKQTLYRTSGDSPIVNALIDAAEAGKQVVALVEIKARFDEQANIKWARTLEQAGVHVVYGLIGLKTHCKTCLVVRREGSAIRRYCHIGTGNYNPKTARLYEDVGLLTADPDIGADLTDLFNSLTGYSRKDSYRNLLVAPRGVRKGIIERIDREIAAHHEGAATGIRLKANALVDEQVIDALYRASQAGIPVDIVVRGICALRPGVPGYSDNITVRSILGRFLEHSRIIHFRGINEYWIGSADMMHRNLDRRVEVMAQVKDPRLTAQLNDVFESAMDPATRCWELRHDSHWIALPQEGQTVRDHQVSLMDRHRHP, from the coding sequence ATGATCGGACACGTGAGCGAAGCGACCGAAGCGGAGCCTGCCAACCGCACCGATGAGCCCGATGTGCACGACGGATCGGCGCGCCCGACGGCGTCGGCGAGGCCGGTCGAGACCCCTGCGGCACCACCGGCGGCAACCTCACCGACAGTCGACAACACCCTGCCGGAGGACCGCTACCTCAATCGCGAGCTGAGCTGGCTGGACTTCAACGCCCGCGTGCTCGCGCTCGCCGCCGACCCGTCGCTGCCGCTGTTGGAGCGCGCGAAGTTCCTCGCGATCTTCGCCTCCAATCTCGACGAGTTCTACATGGTCCGCGTCGCGGGACTGAAGCGGCGCGACGAGATGGGTCTGTCGGTCCGGTCGGCCGACGGGTTGTCTCCGCGTGAACAGTTGCGCCGCATCAACGAACGCACCCAGCAGATCTCCATCCGCCATGCCGCGGTGTTCCTCGACTCCGTGCGTCCGGCGCTCGCGCAGCACGGCATCCACATCGTCACGTGGGCCGAACTCGACGACGTCGAGCGTGCCAAGCTCTCCACCTATTTCCACGAGCAGGTGTTCCCCGTGCTGACCCCGCTCGCGGTCGATCCCGCGCACCCGTTCCCGTTCGTGAGCGGTCTGAGCCTGAATCTCGCGATCACCGTCAAGCATCCCGACGACGGCGGGCAGCACTTCGCCAGGATCAAGGTTCCCGACAACGTCGGGCGGTTCGTCCAACTCGGATCGTCGTCAGAGGACTCGTCCGGCGTGCGGTTCTTGCCCATGGAGGAACTCATCGCGGCGTTCCTCCCTGTGCTGTTCCCCGGGCTGGAAGTCGTGGAGCACCACGCGTTCCGGATCACGCGCAACGCCGACTTCGAGGTCGAAGAGGACCGCGACGAGGACCTGCTGCAGGCGCTGGAGCGCGAACTCGCGCGCAGGCGCTTCGGTTCGCCGGTCCGGCTGGAAGTTTCCGACGACATGACCGACAGCATGCTGGAGCTGCTGCTGCGCGAGCTGGACGTGGCACCCGGCGACGTCATCGAAGTGCCGGGACTTCTCGATCTCTCGGCGCTGTGGCAGATCTACAACGTCGACCGGCCGGATCTCAAGGACCGGCCGTTCGTCCCGGCGACGCCACCGGCTTTCGGGGAACGCGAGACCCCCAAGAGCATCTTCTCGACGCTGCGCGACGGGGATGTGCTGGTGCACCATCCCTATGACTCGTTCTCGACGACGGTGCAGCGGTTCATCGAACAGGCCGCCGCGGATCCGAACGTGCTGGCCATCAAGCAGACCCTGTACCGCACGTCGGGTGACTCCCCCATCGTGAACGCGCTGATCGACGCGGCCGAGGCGGGCAAGCAGGTGGTCGCGCTCGTCGAGATCAAGGCCCGTTTCGACGAGCAGGCCAACATCAAGTGGGCACGCACGCTGGAACAGGCGGGCGTCCACGTGGTGTACGGACTCATCGGACTGAAGACACATTGCAAGACGTGTCTCGTCGTCCGCCGTGAGGGTTCGGCGATCCGCCGTTACTGCCACATCGGGACCGGCAACTACAACCCGAAAACCGCGCGCCTCTACGAGGATGTGGGCCTGCTCACTGCCGATCCGGACATCGGGGCCGATCTCACGGACCTCTTCAACTCGCTGACCGGCTACTCGCGCAAGGATTCCTACCGCAACCTGCTGGTGGCACCGCGCGGGGTCCGCAAGGGCATCATCGAGCGGATCGACCGGGAGATCGCCGCCCACCACGAGGGCGCTGCGACCGGAATCCGGTTGAAGGCCAATGCACTGGTCGACGAGCAGGTGATCGACGCGCTGTACCGGGCATCGCAGGCCGGTATCCCGGTCGACATCGTGGTACGTGGGATCTGTGCACTGCGCCCCGGCGTTCCCGGGTACTCGGACAACATCACGGTCCGGTCCATCCTCGGCCGGTTCCTTGAACATTCGCGCATCATCCATTTCCGCGGCATCAACGAGTACTGGATCGGCAGTGCCGACATGATGCACCGCAACCTCGACCGACGCGTCGAGGTCATGGCCCAGGTGAAGGATCCCCGGCTGACCGCCCAGCTCAACGACGTGTTCGAGTCGGCGATGGACCCGGCCACGAGATGCTGGGAGCTGCGCCACGACAGTCACTGGATCGCGCTGCCCCAGGAAGGCCAAACGGTCCGCGACCATCAGGTGTCCCTGATGGATCGCCACCGGCATCCGTGA
- a CDS encoding HU family DNA-binding protein, producing MNKAELIDVLTTKMGTDRRQATAAVENVVDTIVRAVHKGDSVTITGFGVFEQRRRAARVARNPRTGETVKVKPTSVPAFRPGAQFKAVISGAQKLPADGPAVKRGVTAGPAKKAAAKKAPAKKAAAKKAATKAPAKKAATKAPAKKAATKAPAKKAAAKKTATKAPAKKAATKAPAKKAAAKAPAKKAATKAPAKKAAAKKAPAKKGRR from the coding sequence ATGAACAAAGCGGAGCTCATCGACGTACTCACAACCAAAATGGGCACCGATCGTCGGCAGGCTACCGCCGCGGTGGAGAACGTCGTCGACACCATCGTGCGTGCGGTGCACAAGGGCGATAGCGTGACGATCACCGGCTTCGGCGTCTTCGAGCAGCGCCGCCGCGCGGCTCGCGTCGCCCGCAACCCGCGGACCGGTGAGACCGTGAAGGTCAAGCCGACCTCGGTGCCGGCGTTCCGTCCCGGTGCGCAGTTCAAGGCGGTTATCTCTGGCGCGCAGAAACTCCCGGCCGACGGCCCGGCCGTGAAGCGTGGCGTCACTGCTGGTCCCGCCAAGAAGGCTGCTGCCAAGAAGGCACCGGCCAAGAAGGCCGCCGCCAAGAAGGCCGCGACCAAGGCTCCGGCCAAGAAGGCCGCGACCAAGGCTCCGGCCAAGAAGGCCGCGACCAAGGCCCCGGCCAAGAAGGCCGCCGCCAAGAAGACCGCGACCAAGGCTCCGGCCAAGAAGGCCGCGACCAAGGCTCCGGCCAAGAAGGCCGCCGCCAAGGCTCCGGCCAAGAAGGCCGCGACCAAGGCTCCAGCCAAGAAGGCCGCCGCCAAGAAGGCCCCGGCCAAGAAGGGCCGCAGGTAA